The following coding sequences are from one Haliotis asinina isolate JCU_RB_2024 chromosome 3, JCU_Hal_asi_v2, whole genome shotgun sequence window:
- the LOC137278704 gene encoding D(1A) dopamine receptor-like, which translates to MSQCHDDLFRNDTNYTHDDVRSVLVLLEQEELLYKVPTFVYLSCLLLVGIPGNIIVCVIYLLKLPPSTPRRFIVALALFDLLNCLVGIPFEIADLITDYFLDIPTLCRLVRMSNTFSSSGSVLILLIISIDRYRKICRPFRRQILVNDSKKCIYVITGCAVLISMPAVVVYGHHSRYIHGLQTYDCSFDDSFSEYMLPTFYQICLALVCVITIIILILLYTLIVLKIVKQKKRRATLTSGARQAAAARAGNASECGTDVTNSDTLPSRSDSPTDKAHADKSSSMRDTKKRRNKFLRSSRMTHMMLAVTVVFILGYMPHFGLQITRQILSSEFTDSLHCNRVGLAFYAFFLRSYFLNSAVNPIIYSCYNKRFRQECVTLMKRLVCLKTESETITTVTDSES; encoded by the coding sequence ATGTCCCAATGCCACGATGACCTCTTTCGCAACGACACCAACTACACGCATGACGACGTCAGATCAGTGCTTGTTCTTCTCGAGCAGGAAGAGCTTCTCTATAAAGTTCCAACCTTCGTTTACCTGTCGTGTCTTCTTCTCGTCGGCATCCCCGGCAACATCATCGTCTGCGTCATCTACCTCCTCAAGCTACCCCCGAGTACCCCAAGACGATTCATCGTTGCGTTGGCACTGTTTGATCTACTCAACTGCCTCGTGGGAATCCCGTTCGAAATAGCTGACCTCATAACGGACTACTTTCTAGATATCCCTACACTTTGCAGATTAGTGCGGATGAGTAATACATTCAGTTCAAGTGGGTCTGTACTTATACTATTGATAATCAGCATTGATAGATACAGAAAGATATGCAGACCTTTTCGAAGGCAAATATTGGTGAACGATTCCAAAAAGTGCATCTACGTGATCACTGGATGTGCTGTCCTTATTTCCATGCCGGCTGTTGTGGTCTACGGCCATCACAGCCGGTACATACATGGCCTTCAGACATACGATTGTTCGTTCGATGATTCTTTCAGCGAATATATGCTTCCAACATTCTACCAAATATGCTTGGCACTGGTTTGtgtgataacaatcatcattcTTATTCTGTTATACACACTCATTGTGCTGAAGATTGTCAAACAGAAGAAACGTCGTGCGACGTTGACTTCAGGGGCTCgacaagcagcagcagcacgTGCAGGCAACGCTTCAGAATGCGGAACAGACGTTACCAACAGCGACACTCTCCCATCTCGCTCAGACTCACCAACAGACAAGGCACACGCTGATAAATCCTCGTCCATGAGAGACACGAAGAAGAGAAGAAACAAGTTCCTCCGGAGTTCACGGATGACGCACATGATGCTGGCCGTGACAGTCGTCTTCATCCTTGGCTACATGCCACATTTCGGACTCCAGATAACGCGCCAGATACTAAGTTCAGAGTTCACGGACTCACTACACTGCAACCGAGTTGGACTCGCATTTTATGCCTTTTTTCTGAGGTCGTATTTCCTCAACAGCGCTGTTAACCCCATCATCTACAGTTGCTATAACAAACGCTTTCGACAGGAATGTGTAACACTGATGAAGAGACTGGTGTGTCTGAAGACGGAGTCAGAAACTATCACTACAGTGACAGACAGTGAGAGCTAG
- the LOC137279130 gene encoding Kruppel-like factor 18 → MGQLSLRIGRVSLQTGQHSLQIGQHSLETGQLSLQTGLHSLQTGQHSLQTGQLSLQTGQLSLQIGQHSLQIGQLSLQTGQLSLQIGQLSLQTGQLSLQHMSYLGFHFLSKIGQYSLQTGQLSLQRGQLSLQTGQLSLQTGQLSLRTEQLSQLFSSPRSSLGSSVHIQRKRA, encoded by the exons ATGGGACAGCTCTCACTACGAATAGGACGGGTCTCACTGCAGACAGGACAGCACTCACTACAGATAGGACAGCACTCACTAGAGACAGGACAGCTCTCACTACAGACAGGACTgcactcactacagacagggcagcactcactacagacaggacAGCTCTCACTGCAGACAGGACAGCTCTCACTGCAGATAGGACAGCACTCACTTCAGATAGGACAGCTCTCACTACAGACAGGACAGCTCTCACTACAGATAGGACAGCTCTCACTACAGACAGGACAGCTCTCactacaacatatgtcatatttgggatttcactttcttagtaaa ATAGGACAGTACTCATTACAGACAGGACAGCTCTCACTACAGAGAGGACAGCTATCACTACAGACAGGACAGCTCTCACTACAGACAGGGCAGCTCTCACTACGTACAGAACAGCTCTCACAAC TGTTCAGCTCGCCCCGCTCATCATTAGGTTCAAGTGTCCACATTCAACGGAAACGGGCATAG